Sequence from the Bacteroidetes bacterium SB0662_bin_6 genome:
CCTTATCACTCACGGCCTCCTTGTACTTCCAGTGCGCCGCCACGCCGCGCTCGGCGATGGCATGCATTTCCTCCGTGCGGATCTGTACTTCCACCCGGCGCCCTGTTGGACCAAGAACCGTCGTGTGGAGACTCTGGTAGCCGTTGGACTTGGGCACCGAAATAAAATCCCGGAAGCGCTCCGGCAACGGTTTGTATAAATCCGTAATGATCGAATACACTCTCCAGCAATCTTCTTTTCCTTTTTTTCCGGTGCTTTTCAGGACAATACGAATGGCAAGCAGGTCGTAAATCTCTTCGATCGGCTTATCCGTCCGCTTCATCTTCCGCCAGATCGAATAGAGATTCTTCGACCGGCCGGCCATCTCGAAATCGAAGCCGTCACTCTCGAGGCGCTCCCGCAACGGCTCGATAAAACGGCGCACATAGCCGTCCCGCTCAACTTTGGACGCCTGCAAACTTCGCACAATATCGCGGTATTCTTCCGGGTGGAGGATTTTCAGGGAAATATCTTCCAACTCGGCCTTGATGACGTGCAACCCGAAACGATGGGCAAGCGGCGCAAAGAGATCCAGGGTCTCACTCGCAATCTTGAGTTGCTTTTGTTTTTGAAGCGACTCGATGGTGCGCAGATTGTGCAAACGATCTGCAAACTTTATGAGAATGACGCGAATGTCCGTCGCCATGGAAAGCATGAGCTTCCGGACATTTTCCGCCTGACCCAGTTCGCGATTCCAGGAAACCCCCCGGATCTTGGTCAATCCGTCGACGATGTTCGACACCGTGTCGCCGAATTCTTCTCGTATGAGGTCCAGGGAAAACTCAGTGTCTTCCACGGTATCGTGCAATAGGGCCGAGACGACACTTATGTCATCAAAGCCGATATCCCTTGCCACGATCACCGCCACCTCGATCGGGTGCGTGATGAATCGTTCCCCCGAGGCTCGCCGATCGTTGCGATGCGCCCAGTAACCCAGCATGAAGGCGCGGCGAATCATATCCTCATCCACCGACCACAGAGATTGCCGGCACGCATCGAGCAATTCGTCGAGCCCGGCCTCGAATTCCGGTTCGACCTGCAAATCGGTATTGCTCAGGATGGAAGAAGCTCGCAACATGGAATGGTGGGCTAAACCATCGGGATAGCGTGCGACTATATACGACAGTCGTAAATAACAACCTCTAAAAGATTAAATCTCGCTCCCTGCGCGCGGTTTCCCCACAGCGCTTTCGAGACAAAGACCGTTACTCGGGACGTACCTGCTTCTGCGCGAATAATACCCCGTGCAGGAAACGGAAAGATGTTATGAAACGATCAGGTTGCGGCGATGTGTAAACCGCCCGTCATCCCCTGATCCTTTCATTGCGCTATAAAGCGCTCCACCTCGCCGTGAACACGCGCAACGGTTTCGCCGGAGGGCGGCGGCGTCATACAGGAGACCCCCACAGCAACCGCTGCGTTCACGAGAAGGGCCCACAGCCCGCCGTGTATGCCTAACGGATGAGGAAATGCGACCAGCGTAAGCCAGAGAATAATCATTCCGACGACCAATCCGGCCAGCACACCCGCCCGGCTGAGCGAGCGGCCGCCGGGAAAGCATATACCAATAATGGCAGGCATGAGCTGGAGGGCGCCTGCGCCGGACAGCGTAATGATGTGCACGAGTAAATCGCTCTTCGTCAGCGAAAGGATGCAGGCCACCACAAGAAGCGCAAGCACAATGATGCGCCCAACGAAAACGTAATGCGCCTGACTTTTCCCCCGTGCCACATAGCGCTGGTATACATCGCGCGTGAGCACTGTCATGTTCGCGTGCAGGATGGAATCCAGCGTGGACATGGCAGCAGCCGCGGCCCCGGCAAGAATGACGCCGGTAAGCCACGCCGGGGCATGTGCGAAAAGCAATTCGGGGAAAATGCGGTCAGCCGCTTCCAGTTCCGGCATGACCAGCGCTCCACCCAGTCCTACGAGTGCTGCAGGAATATAAAGCGTCATCAAGTAGATGGGCGTGGTTGCGCCGAGCAGTTTGAGGGTCTTGCCGTCTACCGCCGTGTAATAGCGAATCATCATGTGCGGCTGAAAAACAATCCCGAAGGAAAGCGTGATCACCATCCCGATCCACATGCCGGGCGTGAAAAAGCCCGAAGGGCCCGGAAGCGTGAGCAAATCGGGCCGCTCCACGGCAACACGGCGCCATAATTCGAACGGTCCGCCGAAAAGTTCGAAGGAAAGCAAAAGAGCCCCCGCCCAGATAGCGATATACATCCAGACGCCTTGCAGCACATCGGTCCAGTAGACCGCACGCAATCCCCCGATCATAAGGTGCACTACGGCCACGACAAGCATGACAATAACGCCGATCTCGAAAGAAATGCGGCCACCGGAGGCCACATCCATGATGTAGCCGAGCGCAATGGCTTGCACCTGAATGTAGAGAATGGTGAACACCACGGAGACAATAGCGACCGCTATACGCACTGCCTCCGACTCGTAAAAGTCGGCGAGCATGTCCGCCGGTGTAACGTACCCGAACGCTTTGCCGAGCGCCCAGATACGGGAACCGAGTACGTACGTGATGGCGCCCACAAGCACAGTCCACGCTCCTGCAGCCCAGAACCCGATCCCGTGCGTAAAGAAAAAGCCTCCCGAGCCAAGAAAAGCAAACGCCGAATGGAAGGTGGCAACGACCGTAAGATAGAGAACTACAAAGCCGGCCCGGCGTCCATAGAGAAAGAAATCCTCCATATCGACCGTCAAACGACGGCCTGCCACGACGGCTAACCCGAGCGTGACCAGCAGATAAATACCAATCAGGCCGGTAGCGACAACCCAGGTTTCCATCATGCGGCCCTGATAAGGTAAAGGGAATTTCTCCGATGACTACAGGCCCCGACGATACGCCAGAATCAGCACGGCGATGAGGGCCGCATAGACAACGAACAGCGCCGCATACAAAAAAGGCACTCCAAAGAAAGACGGCTCTATCCGATTCAGAAAAGCATGGGTAACCGGCGGCATCGCAAGCATAAACAGCGCCGCGAAGATAAAGGTTACGATGCGCCCGTCACGGGTGCGGGGAAGAAATCGCCGGCGGAGAGGAGATGAGGAAGGCATAGGGGAAAATACGAAGGGCGCTACAGCGATGCATCAGGCCCCATCACACTCCCGATCGGGTCGCCAGCTATCTACGAGGATGTTTCCGAAGCCTTACCGGTCGGCTTCTTCTTTGTATCCGCGGCTTCGGATGCCTCCGCCTTTGTGTCCTCGGATGCTTTCGCCTTCGCGGGCTTGGATGTCTTCGCTTTCGCAGCCTTGGGCGCTTCCGTCTTTGTATCCTCGGATGCTTCCGGAACAGGCGCCTCTGCCTCTTTCACCTCTTCAGCCGGTTCCTCGGGAGCTTCCTCCTGCTCGTTAGCATCCTCGGGCATGGCTTCCTGGTCGTCGGAATCCTCGTGCGCTTCCACCACAGAGGTCTCGTCCGTCTCTGGTGGGGTCGCAGGCGTTACCTGCCTGGTGCTGCGACGACGGCCGCGCCGTGTCCGTTTACCGCTTTTCTGTGAGCCGGCTCCGCTCGCTCCGTCCGTCTCGTTGTAATCAACAAGTTCGATAATAGCCATGGGGGCAGCATCCCCTGTGCGGCGGCCAATCCTGACCACACGCGTATACCCGCCCGGGCGCTCTCCAATCTTTTCGGCCACTTCGGTGAACAGGGTGGTGACGGCCTGCTTGTCCCGCAAATGCCGAAATACCTGCCGCCGGTTATGCTGCGAATCGTCTTTGGCCCGGGTAATAATGGGCTCGATGAAGGTGCGCAGGGCCTTGGCCCGCGGCACCGTCGTCGTCACGCGCTTGTGCGTGATCAACGCATTGCCCAGCGCTGCAAGCGTGGCCTTGCGATGGGATGCAGTACGTCCCAGTTTGTGCCGTTTTTTCTGGTGTCTCATAATATCCGGCTACGCCTTTTCCTCGTACTTTTCCTCGGTCATGCCAAAATGCAGGCCGCGGTCATTAAGCACGTGAATCAGTTCCTGCAACGATTTGCGCCCGAAATTCCGGAATTTCAGCATTTCCGATTCCTCCCGGCTGACCAGATCACCGATATTCGTGATATTGGCGGCTTTCAGACAATTCTGTGCACGTACGGACAGGTCCAGTTCGTCCACGGGTTGTACAAGCAATTCGCGAATACGCTGCGTTTCCGTATCGACGACCTCTGCCTTCTCGGCAGGATCAGGTATGCTATCCATCGAAATAAACAGGTCCACATGATTCCGCAGAATGGTCGCGGCCTGCATCAGCGCGTCCTCTGCCGAAAGAGAACCGTCCGTATCGATCTCCATCGTCAGGTACTCGTAGTCTATCTTTTGCCCGACACGCGTCGGCTTGACCGAATACTTGACATTTCGGATGGGGGTAAAGATCGCATCAATGGCGATCACACCTATCGGATCGTCGGCGCGCTTGTTTTCATCGGCAGGGATGTACCCTCTCCCCCGCTCAATGCGCAACTCAATGCTCAGCGCCGCATTCTCATCCAGTGTAGCAATGTGATGATCCGGATTGAGCACCTCGAAATCATTCGTTGCGTCCCCGATATCTCTGGCCGTGAAGGAACCGGCGCCCCGGATCACAAGATGAATGGTGCCATCTTCCGCCTCTTCGGTCGCACGAAAGCGCACTTCCTTGAGATTCAGAATGATATCGGCCACATCTTCGGTTACGCCGTCGATCGTCGAAAACTCATGCTGTACGCCGTCGATCCGCACCCCTGTGATGGCAACGCCTTCGAGCGAGGACAAAAGAACACGCCGCATCGCGTTCCCGATCGTTACGCCGTATCCGCGTTCGAGGGGTTGTAACGAAAACTGCCCGGAAAACTCCGATGCATCGTCAATCTGAATGCCGTCCGGCATATGGATTACATGATTGCTCATGGCTTCTCAATCGGTCAAAGTATTGCAGGGGTGAAATAGCGGATGCCGTAACACATCGGTTCGGCAAGAATCGTCAGGCAACTACTTCGAATACAACTCGACGATCAACTGCTCGCGGATATTTTCCGGAATGTCTTCCCGGGCCGGCATATCCAGCATTTTGCCTCGGAGATCGCCGCGATCAACCTCGAGCCAGGCGAAAGCCCGGCGGTTCTGTGCAACCGACTCGACGATCGGGCGCATGGTGCGGCTTCTCGGTCGAACCGCAATCGTATCGCCCGGACGAAGTTGCGCCGAAGGGATATTTACGATCCGGTCATTCACCATGATGTGTCCATGGTTTACCAATTGCCTCGCCTGGCGCCTCGTACGCGCAAAACCAAGACGGAACACTGTATTGTCCAGTCTGGCTTCTAAAAATTTCAGCAGGTTTTCCCCGGTGACGCCTCTCTTTCGGGATGCCTTTTCGAACAGGTTGCGAAACTGCCGTTCCTGGAGGCCATACGTATACCGGGCCTTTTGTTTTTCCTTGAGCTGCACGGCGTATTCGCTCTCTCTGGAACGGCGTCCCTGTCCGTGCTGGCCCGGCGGGTACAACTTGCGCTCAAGCGCCTTGCTCGGACCGAAAATCGGTTCCTTGAAACGCCGGGCAACTTTCTGTTTGGGGCCTCTATATCGAGCCATTATCGCTGTTTTCTGTGCTTAACTTTCTTCTATCTGCCTGATCGACAAGTAGCGCTGCTACGATCACACGCGGCGGCGTTTCGGGGAACGACAGCCATTATGAGGAATGGGCGTTACATCCCGGATGGATGCAATATCGAGCCCCGCGCTGGCAAGCGCCCGAATGGCCGACTCCCGCCCCGAACCAGGACCCTTCACATACACATCTACACGCCGCAGACCCAGGCCATGCGCCTCTTCGGCGGCGGTCGTAGCCGCTACCTGCGCCGCATACGGCGTATTTTTGCGGCTGCCTTTGAAACCCATCTTGCCGGAACTGGACCACGAAATAACATTTCCGTACTGGTCCGTCAAGGTTACGATCACGTTATTGAACGTGGCCTTGATGTGCGCCTGTCCATTCGACTCGACGATAACGTTTCGTTTCCGTGCCGATCGACCGGAACGCCCCGATTTTTGCTGCTTTTTCGCCATATAACCCTGAATTTACGAGAGGTCGAGACAGTACGATTATTTCCGCGGCGCCTTCTTCTTTCCGGCCACGGTCTTCCGGCGTCCCTTGCGTGTACGTGCATTCGTACGCGTGCGCTGTCCACGTACGGGAAGTCCCCGGCGATGCCGGAGCCCCCGGTAACAGCCGATGTCCATCAATCGCTTGATGTTCATCTGCACTTCCGAACGCAACTGCCCCTCGACAAGGTACTCGTCCTCAATGAGGCGTCGCACACTCCGGGTCTGCTCCTCCGTCCAGTCGCTCGGATGCACATCGTGCTTGATACCGACACGATCAAGGATTTCTTTAGCGCGAGAACGCCCAATCCCGAAAATCGAGGATAAGGCAATTTCTCCGCGTTTATCTGGAGGTACGTCTACTCCGGCTATTCGAGGCATATAGTTTCAGGTTTCCCGGCAGCGTCCGTTCGGAAACGCCGCACCATACACCGAAGGGTTTCAACCCTGTCGCTGCTTGTGCTTCGGATTTTTCTTGTTGATGACGTAGATGCGCCCCTTGCGACGAACGATTTTGTCGTCGGAACTGCGCTTTTTGACACTGGCACGAACTTTCATGGGTTCGCTCGGTCTCGTTCTTGAAAAACAAAGGTATAGCCGTTACGTAACGCGCATCGGCTACGCAGGTTCATAAATTTTGTATGTAGTCGGCGAACCAAACGCAACGCCGGACACTTCTTCGATATACTCGAAGGTGCTTAGCACTTCAGCCTGGCCGGCACACACAACCACCATGTGCTCATAATGCGCGGCGGCTTTCCCATCCGCTGCACGAATAGCCCAGCCGTTCGGGTCCGTTACGATTCTGGCGGTCCCGAGGTTGATCATGGGTTCAATGCATAGCGTCATACCGCGCACCAGTCGGGATCCGGTCGCCGGTTCGCCGACATTCGGGACATTGGGCTTCTCGTGAAGTTTTTTGCCGATGCCATGGCCTACGAGTTCCCGCACTACGCCGTATCCTCTGCTTTCACAATACTCTTGTATAGCAAAGGATATATCCCCGACGCGCCTTCCCGTCGTCGCATGCTCAATACCCTTGTACAAGGCTGCGTACGTCGTTTCGCACAAAGCACGCTTTTCGTCAGAAATCCCGCCGACGGCAAAGGTATAGGCGCTATCGCCGTAATAGCCATTCAGCCGCACACCGCAATCCACTGACAGCAAGTCCCCCTGTTGAAGGGGGCTGTCATCCGGAATGCCATGTACTATCGTATCGTTCACGGACGTACAGAGCGTGCTGGGAAACACCAGGTTACCCACACGATACCCCTTGAACGCCGGTTCGGCGCCATGGTCGCGGATGAATGCTTCCGCTATCCGATCAAGCTCGCGCGTAGTGACACCCGGCTCAATGTACCGTGCGATCTGGCCGAGCGTCCGCCCGACAAGCTCCGCGCTTTCCCTGAGACGCTCGATTTTATATGCGCTTTTCGTCAAGGCCATGGGCTCGAGAAAACGGAGACGGTCTTGCGACCGGACTACCGCCACTATTACATATATCGTCCTCGAACACGCCCGCTTTTCATGAAGCCATCGTAATGGCGCATGAGCAAATGGCTTTCGATCTGCTGGAGCGTATCCAGCGTCACTTGCACGAGAATAAGCAGACTCGTCCCTCCGAAGAAGGTGGCAAAACCTGGCGAGACGCCCGCCTGCATAGCGAATGCAGGAAGAATCGCAACAAGTCCGAGGAAAATCGATCCGGGCAAGGTGATTTTCGTCAGGATGTTGTCGATGAACTCACTGGTCTGCTTGCCCGGCCTGATCCCGGGAATAAATCCACCCTGCCGCTTCATGGTATCCGCCATTTCCCTTGGGTTGACTGCAATAGCCGTATAGAAATAGGTAAAGAATACACAGATCACGAAGAACACGGTCGAATATCCCCAGCCGGAAATGT
This genomic interval carries:
- the rpsK gene encoding 30S ribosomal protein S11; translation: MAKKQQKSGRSGRSARKRNVIVESNGQAHIKATFNNVIVTLTDQYGNVISWSSSGKMGFKGSRKNTPYAAQVAATTAAEEAHGLGLRRVDVYVKGPGSGRESAIRALASAGLDIASIRDVTPIPHNGCRSPKRRRV
- the rpsD gene encoding 30S ribosomal protein S4, producing MARYRGPKQKVARRFKEPIFGPSKALERKLYPPGQHGQGRRSRESEYAVQLKEKQKARYTYGLQERQFRNLFEKASRKRGVTGENLLKFLEARLDNTVFRLGFARTRRQARQLVNHGHIMVNDRIVNIPSAQLRPGDTIAVRPRSRTMRPIVESVAQNRRAFAWLEVDRGDLRGKMLDMPAREDIPENIREQLIVELYSK
- a CDS encoding 50S ribosomal protein L36; its protein translation is MKVRASVKKRSSDDKIVRRKGRIYVINKKNPKHKQRQG
- the rpsM gene encoding 30S ribosomal protein S13; the encoded protein is MPRIAGVDVPPDKRGEIALSSIFGIGRSRAKEILDRVGIKHDVHPSDWTEEQTRSVRRLIEDEYLVEGQLRSEVQMNIKRLMDIGCYRGLRHRRGLPVRGQRTRTNARTRKGRRKTVAGKKKAPRK
- a CDS encoding sodium:solute symporter family protein; the encoded protein is MMETWVVATGLIGIYLLVTLGLAVVAGRRLTVDMEDFFLYGRRAGFVVLYLTVVATFHSAFAFLGSGGFFFTHGIGFWAAGAWTVLVGAITYVLGSRIWALGKAFGYVTPADMLADFYESEAVRIAVAIVSVVFTILYIQVQAIALGYIMDVASGGRISFEIGVIVMLVVAVVHLMIGGLRAVYWTDVLQGVWMYIAIWAGALLLSFELFGGPFELWRRVAVERPDLLTLPGPSGFFTPGMWIGMVITLSFGIVFQPHMMIRYYTAVDGKTLKLLGATTPIYLMTLYIPAALVGLGGALVMPELEAADRIFPELLFAHAPAWLTGVILAGAAAAAMSTLDSILHANMTVLTRDVYQRYVARGKSQAHYVFVGRIIVLALLVVACILSLTKSDLLVHIITLSGAGALQLMPAIIGICFPGGRSLSRAGVLAGLVVGMIILWLTLVAFPHPLGIHGGLWALLVNAAVAVGVSCMTPPPSGETVARVHGEVERFIAQ
- the map gene encoding type I methionyl aminopeptidase, translating into MALTKSAYKIERLRESAELVGRTLGQIARYIEPGVTTRELDRIAEAFIRDHGAEPAFKGYRVGNLVFPSTLCTSVNDTIVHGIPDDSPLQQGDLLSVDCGVRLNGYYGDSAYTFAVGGISDEKRALCETTYAALYKGIEHATTGRRVGDISFAIQEYCESRGYGVVRELVGHGIGKKLHEKPNVPNVGEPATGSRLVRGMTLCIEPMINLGTARIVTDPNGWAIRAADGKAAAHYEHMVVVCAGQAEVLSTFEYIEEVSGVAFGSPTTYKIYEPA
- a CDS encoding DNA-directed RNA polymerase subunit alpha produces the protein MSNHVIHMPDGIQIDDASEFSGQFSLQPLERGYGVTIGNAMRRVLLSSLEGVAITGVRIDGVQHEFSTIDGVTEDVADIILNLKEVRFRATEEAEDGTIHLVIRGAGSFTARDIGDATNDFEVLNPDHHIATLDENAALSIELRIERGRGYIPADENKRADDPIGVIAIDAIFTPIRNVKYSVKPTRVGQKIDYEYLTMEIDTDGSLSAEDALMQAATILRNHVDLFISMDSIPDPAEKAEVVDTETQRIRELLVQPVDELDLSVRAQNCLKAANITNIGDLVSREESEMLKFRNFGRKSLQELIHVLNDRGLHFGMTEEKYEEKA
- a CDS encoding 50S ribosomal protein L17, producing MRHQKKRHKLGRTASHRKATLAALGNALITHKRVTTTVPRAKALRTFIEPIITRAKDDSQHNRRQVFRHLRDKQAVTTLFTEVAEKIGERPGGYTRVVRIGRRTGDAAPMAIIELVDYNETDGASGAGSQKSGKRTRRGRRRSTRQVTPATPPETDETSVVEAHEDSDDQEAMPEDANEQEEAPEEPAEEVKEAEAPVPEASEDTKTEAPKAAKAKTSKPAKAKASEDTKAEASEAADTKKKPTGKASETSS